TTAACATCAGCCAGCTTAAATCGCGTGTTTTGAAATTTTGCGACAGACTGACCAAACGCTTGACGTTCCTTCACATACTCAACGGTCATATCGAGCGCGCCTTGCACGTGACCAATTGCTTGCACTGCCACACCGAGGCGCTCGCGTGGCAGCTCGCTCATCATATAGGCAAAGCCGTGCCCTTCTTTACCCAATAAGGCATCTGCGGGCACACGCACATCTGAGAAAAAGAGTTCCGCTGTGTCGCCACTATGTTGGCCCATCTTCTCGATCTTTTTGCCTTTTTCAAAGCCCGGCAAGCTGGCGTCCACCAAAAACAAAGACACACCTTTTGCGCCTTTTTCTGGGTCGGTTTTGGCCGCTACCACCACCATGTCGGCATGAATACCATTGGTGATAAATACCTTGGATCCGTTAATGATGTAGTCGTCGCCATCGCGCACCGCACGCGTTCTCAGCGCGGCCAAATCACTGCCCGCACTCGGCTCCGTCATGCCTAAGGCCGTCACAATCTCGCCCGACGCCATGCCCGGCAACCAGTGCTGCTTCTGCGCATCGGTTCCGATATTCAAAATATATGGGGCAACGATATTCGCGTGAATATTGTAGGCCGACGCCAAGGCGTGATACCCCATGCGGCACATCTCTTCCTGCACCATTAGACTCACATCAAAGTCGGCTTCCGCACCACCGTGCTCCGCCTCAAAATCCACCAACAGTAAACCCGCACCGCCCATCACCGGCCAGAACGACTTGGGCATTAGTTTATCCGCCTCCCATTGCTCGATATTCGGCTCAACTTCAGCTTGCAAAAAGCGCTGCACCATATCTCGAAATTCGTTCAACATGTCCATCTAACAATTCTCGCTGCGAAAGGGTCACGGTGGACCGCGTGATTTTGGTGCACCATCCTAACCAAGCCGCCCTCGCTGGGCAATCGTTTAATATCTGGTATTGGTTTGGTTAATAGTGGTGACCCGTTTAAACGATCCAATTGCGGCCTCGCCATGTTTGACTCAGTTTTAACAGGAAATTAATTCGCTGTTGCCGCTGGCAGGAGATTTTCCCGGCACAAAGGGTAGTATTGTCAACCTAATGACCCACATTACATGCTTTCTTAGTTACTGATGGAGTTACTTATATCCCGTGCTAGATCCACCGGAGGTATCGCCGTCAAACCGACTTGAATGAACTGCGACTCGGGCTAGCCCTGAATTGAAATTTGAGCAATAAACGCGTGAGAGGATTTCGGGTATAATACCTCGCCAGAAGGGGGATAAGGAGGGAGAGGTATACCTCCTGAAACCACCTCTAACGCCGCAGAACTTTTCGCGAATCGCTTTAGTGATAGCGACTGAAGAAAAACACTTTTAACATCTAACCAACTATCTATGAAAAAACTATTAAGAACGCTGACATTTTTGACACTTTCTCTGTCTATACTGAATGCCAACGCAGGCTTCCCTGATGACTTGAGTGACGTGGTTTTCACTGAAGCGCCACAAGTTAAATCCTGGCCAGTCGGAGCAAGCATGAATTTAAGCATCGGCAATGGAGTTATCAATATGCCCTTTAATGCGACTAACTCTTGGCCTGGAATCAGTATTTATGGTACGCGAGTTAATGCCAACGCTTGGGGTATCGTTAAAGAGAATGGTATTTGGAAGGCTGGCACATGGGAGTGGCTACGACCAGGCCAGACAACCAAGAAGCAGAGTGCGTGGCAGCGCGGTCATTTTAGATTTATTCGAGATATATCTCCTAAGAACGGCGATATTTTCGGCTTTTTCGTGTCAGGAACTGCTCGGGGCGGCCAGCCAACGAATATCGCGCGACGCTCAAATTTCGTAGTCTACGAGTGGGGTAAAGGTGTAATTTCTATTGAAGGTCAAACTGCGCCGGAAGTAAAACCATCTTTTTCCAGCTATCCTGCGATAGACCTACTGTTGGACGACGCAAATTAATCGTAACATCGGTTCTAGATCCTAGATGGCTTAGCGCAATGCATTGTATTGGCCCGTATGTTACTAGCCTACTTGACCAAACTCTCCGGACAGACGGCGGTTCAAGTAGGTTAATTGTGACAAACAACGGTTCCTAACAAATATACAAACCGTAGCAATAGAACGAGTCCCTACCACAGACTTGCGCAGGATACTAAGACTGGACACCGATCTATTGGAGTACTTGCCCTACGTAGTTAGAAAGTAAGCCAAGAAGAAAAATACAATGGAGTGTATGGATACAGCGAGCAAGTACTTGCATCCAACCTTTGCTGCCTTATGCGCTGTCGTACTGGCGAATGAAGGACAACACTGTAGCAAATTTTGATTCATCACCTTTGCGCTTACTCTTAGACGCCGCCTGCTTGCTAACTACGTCATTCCTAAATCACTACTCAATAACCGAGGGCTGCGATGGCGTTCACTAGCGATCCAAATGTGTATCGTGCTAGCGATAGCGGTTTTTGGCTATTTATATACTCAATGGACATCTACATTCTGAATCAAGCTGGACCATAAACACACATGAACCTAGCATACTAGATGGCCTGGTTCGGGTTAGCCAGTTTCTATTGGAAGTAGCTTAATAGCTTGGGCGATGCGGCGAGAATTGAAGGCTCAGTTTATCCGCATAGAAATTCATAAACTCAACCGCTGAGTATTGGATTTCAATTGACACCTTAAATTAGGTATTGTTAATATCTAGTTTATGAGATTAAACAGTTCAGCTGAAGCAGCGCTTCACATCATGCTTGTTCTCGCGGCTGCGCCTGAGAAGCGCGAGCTTGCGGCTTCTGACATTGCGGCATTCCACGACTTGTCTGCCAACACCCTAGCCAAAGTCCTCAAGCAACTCAGGGCTGCGGGCGTAATCGCAGGCTCTCCTGGTCGCACGGGTGGCTATGCGCTTGCTAAACGCGCGGATAACATTACGGTTCTCGATGTTGTGAAAGCATTAGACGGTGTAGAGCCAATTTTCTATTGCCGAGAGATTCGGCGCAGTGGCCCTTGTGCTGCGAAGTCAGGATATTCATCACGATGTGCCATTGCGCGAACCATGGACAAAGCAACCAATGCTTGGCGCGAAGCGTTATCAAAGGTAACGATGGCCGACTTGCTCGACCAAGTTGGTGACGAAACACCCATGTCAACACGTACCAAAAGCGCGAATTGGCTTGATACCCATTCGAGATAAACGCACCAACTGGAGTCACTAGATTGAACATCAAACAAAGAAACATGGCGGTACTTGCTAAACATACGGCGGCAGAAGCGAAATTTGACATGGAAACAACGTTAGCGACTCTGCATCCCGATACCCTGTTCGAAGATCAGCCTATTGGCCTTAATTTAACAGGGCGCGAGGCATGCGCGCGCCACTATCAGATCTGGTGGGACGCGTTCGACTTGCATTCCGACGGTGGTATACTGCATTGGGTCGATGACAGTCTATTGATTGCCGAGTCGCATTTCGTGGGCACTCACAAAGGCGAGTTTCTCGGGGTTGCTCCAACCAACAACGCTATCCGTTTTCCATTTACTGTCGTTGTGCGCTTTAAAGATGGCTACTTAAGCGGTGAAAAATTTTATTACGATTTGAATGATGTTATGCGTCAATTGGGGCAAAAGAGCTTTAACACTTTGCAGCAATCCTAATCTCAGAAAGCACCTCTAGTCCGGTCACGTATTTTGAAAACTACTCACCTAATCGAACTGTCATACAACATCGGACAGCTAGAAAGTAGTTAATTGACAACAATCTACTGCGCTCTCAGCGCTTAAAGGCGATGCGTGAGCGATCGCGCGAACAAGGAATGTATATATATCCATACAACCATGATTGGCCTCACGACTTTCAAGAAGAAGCGAAACTGATTCGGTCGATATATGTTGGTTCAATCCAACTAAACCATATCGGTTCTACTGCAGTTGAGGGGCTCTGTGCAAAAAACTGTATTGATATTTTAGGGGTTGTAACAAACCTAGAAGATGTTCGAGAAAACCTGCAAAACCTAGAAAGAATTGGGTATCACCACAAAGGTAGCTACGGGATTGAAGGTCGAGCGTACTTCAGCAAACAGAAAAGGAAAGTACACTTCCATATTTTCCCAGTCGGTCACCACGCCATCCGCACGCATTTAGGCTTCGTTGAAACTATGTGTGCAAACCCATCGTTGGTGCAAAAACTAAACAAGCTCAAAACACAGCTACATTCTAAATACCCGCAGGATAA
Above is a window of Arenicella chitinivorans DNA encoding:
- a CDS encoding acyl-CoA dehydrogenase family protein; its protein translation is MDMLNEFRDMVQRFLQAEVEPNIEQWEADKLMPKSFWPVMGGAGLLLVDFEAEHGGAEADFDVSLMVQEEMCRMGYHALASAYNIHANIVAPYILNIGTDAQKQHWLPGMASGEIVTALGMTEPSAGSDLAALRTRAVRDGDDYIINGSKVFITNGIHADMVVVAAKTDPEKGAKGVSLFLVDASLPGFEKGKKIEKMGQHSGDTAELFFSDVRVPADALLGKEGHGFAYMMSELPRERLGVAVQAIGHVQGALDMTVEYVKERQAFGQSVAKFQNTRFKLADVKTELELCRALMEKCLAKFKRDEMTVEDAAMLKYAATDMQVRVISECLQLFGGYGYTDEYPISRFYRDARVQTIYAGSTEIMKEIVARSILGR
- a CDS encoding RrF2 family transcriptional regulator — translated: MRLNSSAEAALHIMLVLAAAPEKRELAASDIAAFHDLSANTLAKVLKQLRAAGVIAGSPGRTGGYALAKRADNITVLDVVKALDGVEPIFYCREIRRSGPCAAKSGYSSRCAIARTMDKATNAWREALSKVTMADLLDQVGDETPMSTRTKSANWLDTHSR
- a CDS encoding ester cyclase, with product MAVLAKHTAAEAKFDMETTLATLHPDTLFEDQPIGLNLTGREACARHYQIWWDAFDLHSDGGILHWVDDSLLIAESHFVGTHKGEFLGVAPTNNAIRFPFTVVVRFKDGYLSGEKFYYDLNDVMRQLGQKSFNTLQQS
- a CDS encoding GrpB family protein, coding for MRERSREQGMYIYPYNHDWPHDFQEEAKLIRSIYVGSIQLNHIGSTAVEGLCAKNCIDILGVVTNLEDVRENLQNLERIGYHHKGSYGIEGRAYFSKQKRKVHFHIFPVGHHAIRTHLGFVETMCANPSLVQKLNKLKTQLHSKYPQDKDAYQKEKAVFYAEIQKKL